A genomic window from Pseudocitrobacter corydidari includes:
- a CDS encoding protein-disulfide reductase DsbD — translation MAQRILTLILLLCSTSAFAGLFDTPGRSNFVPADQAFAFDFQQNQQDLNLTWQVKEGYYLYRQQIKVVPSQAQVSPLTLPAGLWHEDEFYGKSEIYRQHLTVPVTINQASQGATLTITYQGCADAGFCYPPETRTVPLSAVAATSAPVETSAPASAGLPFSALWALLIGIGIAFTPCVLPMYPLISGIVLGGKQRLSTARALLLAFIYVQGMALTYTALGLVVAAAGMQFQAALQHPYVLIGLSAVFILLALSMFGAFSLQLPSSVQTRLTLMSNRQQGGSLGGVFAMGAIAGLICSPCTTAPLSAILLYIAQSGNLLLGGGTLYLYALGMGLPLILVTVFGNRLLPKSGPWMAHVKTAFGFVILALPVFLLERVIGDVWGLRLWSLLGVAFFGWAFITSLGAQKPWMRLGQIILLAAALISVRPLQDWTFGNTATVQERSHLNFTKVSSVEELTQALAKAKGQPVMLDLYADWCVACKEFEKYTFSDPQVQHALSNTVLLQADVTANSAQNAALLKHLNVLGLPTILFFDKEGQEQPTQRVTGFMDAAAFNAHLRDRQP, via the coding sequence ATGGCTCAACGCATCCTTACGCTGATCCTGCTGCTGTGCAGCACATCTGCCTTTGCCGGTCTGTTCGACACTCCTGGCCGCTCTAACTTTGTTCCGGCGGACCAGGCATTCGCTTTCGATTTTCAGCAGAATCAACAGGATCTCAACCTCACCTGGCAGGTAAAAGAGGGCTACTACCTCTATCGCCAGCAAATTAAAGTCGTGCCCAGTCAGGCTCAGGTATCACCGCTGACGCTGCCCGCCGGGCTGTGGCATGAAGATGAATTTTACGGCAAGAGCGAGATTTATCGTCAGCATCTGACCGTACCGGTGACGATTAACCAGGCATCTCAGGGTGCGACGCTGACGATAACCTATCAGGGCTGTGCCGACGCGGGATTCTGTTACCCACCAGAAACCCGGACCGTCCCTCTGAGCGCCGTAGCAGCGACGTCCGCCCCTGTTGAAACGTCTGCACCTGCCAGCGCGGGTTTGCCCTTCTCTGCGCTCTGGGCGCTGCTCATCGGCATAGGCATTGCGTTCACGCCCTGCGTGCTGCCGATGTATCCGTTAATCTCGGGGATCGTGCTGGGCGGTAAACAGCGCCTCTCCACGGCGCGCGCGCTACTGCTGGCGTTTATCTACGTGCAGGGGATGGCGCTGACCTATACCGCGCTGGGGCTGGTTGTCGCCGCCGCAGGTATGCAGTTCCAGGCCGCGTTGCAGCATCCGTACGTGCTGATTGGTCTCTCTGCGGTGTTTATCCTGTTGGCGCTCTCGATGTTTGGCGCGTTCTCGCTGCAACTGCCGTCGTCTGTACAGACGCGATTAACGCTGATGAGCAATCGCCAGCAGGGCGGTTCGCTGGGCGGGGTTTTCGCGATGGGCGCGATTGCCGGGCTGATCTGCTCGCCGTGCACCACCGCGCCGCTGAGCGCCATCCTGCTCTACATCGCGCAAAGTGGTAACCTTCTGTTGGGCGGCGGTACGCTTTATCTGTATGCGCTGGGGATGGGTCTGCCGCTGATTCTGGTCACCGTCTTCGGCAACCGCCTGCTACCGAAAAGTGGGCCGTGGATGGCGCATGTCAAAACGGCTTTTGGCTTTGTGATCCTCGCATTGCCGGTATTCCTGCTGGAACGCGTTATTGGCGACGTGTGGGGGCTACGTTTGTGGTCGCTGCTCGGCGTCGCATTCTTCGGCTGGGCCTTTATCACCAGCCTGGGCGCGCAAAAACCGTGGATGCGACTTGGGCAGATTATCCTGCTCGCCGCCGCGTTAATCAGCGTGCGTCCATTACAGGACTGGACCTTCGGCAACACGGCAACAGTACAGGAACGCTCGCATCTGAACTTTACTAAAGTCAGCAGCGTCGAAGAACTCACCCAGGCACTGGCGAAAGCCAAAGGTCAGCCTGTAATGTTAGACCTGTACGCCGACTGGTGCGTGGCCTGCAAAGAGTTTGAGAAATACACATTCAGCGATCCACAGGTTCAACATGCGCTGAGCAACACGGTATTGTTGCAGGCGGATGTCACCGCCAACAGTGCACAGAACGCCGCGTTGCTGAAACATTTAAACGTACTGGGCCTGCCCACCATCCTCTTTTTCGATAAAGAGGGGCAGGAACAGCCGACACAACGGGTAACCGGCTTTATGGATGCTGCTGCATTCAACGCACATTTGCGCGATCGCCAACCGTAG
- a CDS encoding transcriptional regulator has protein sequence MQREDVLGEALHLLEIRGIASTTLEMVAERVDRPLDELRRYWPDSEALLYDALRYLSQQVDIWRRQLMLDDELTAEQKLLARYNALTDCVSNQRYPGCLFIAACTFYPDPDHPIHQLADQQKQAAYTFSHELLTQLEVDDPAMVAKQMELVLEGCLSRMLVNRSQVDVDTAHRLAEDILRFAQCRQGGALT, from the coding sequence GTGCAACGTGAAGATGTCCTGGGAGAAGCCCTACATTTACTTGAGATCAGAGGGATAGCCAGCACTACGCTTGAGATGGTTGCCGAACGTGTTGATCGTCCACTCGACGAGCTAAGACGCTACTGGCCGGACAGCGAGGCGCTGCTTTATGACGCCTTACGTTATCTCAGCCAGCAGGTGGATATCTGGCGCCGTCAACTGATGCTGGATGATGAACTGACCGCTGAGCAAAAATTGCTGGCGCGCTATAACGCCCTGACGGACTGCGTCAGTAATCAGCGTTATCCGGGCTGCCTGTTTATCGCCGCCTGTACGTTTTATCCGGACCCGGACCACCCGATCCATCAACTGGCGGATCAACAGAAGCAAGCGGCATATACGTTCAGCCACGAGCTGCTGACCCAACTGGAAGTCGATGACCCGGCAATGGTGGCAAAACAGATGGAACTGGTACTGGAAGGCTGCCTGAGCCGAATGCTGGTGAATCGTAGCCAGGTGGATGTCGATACCGCGCATCGTCTGGCAGAAGATATTCTGCGCTTTGCACAGTGCCGCCAAGGCGGTGCACTGACGTAA
- a CDS encoding DUF1176 domain-containing protein → MRLLHHATLASLFVIPFFANAISGLTFSHKDWELACDNTGTCRAAGYGDNVSALLTRRAGISPDTRIEVTFSQREQGQSPISTAVLFINNQKQRPLTPVSDGYFLLGSDIRSDFIRALQQNDVIEFEADGERKILSLAGSDAVLLKMDAFQKRINTESALLKPGADNSFETLPESPIPLIATRPVISSPKMTPLTAIQLQNIQSQLQLTPEMNCSGPTEGGKNRYYAIPVDKSHTLIQTACFDISRYAMWLTNSTLTAPPQLITNDASGYEDGEIRKFAEPIQIWRWTGKTFALTEEYRSGGRGTFSVNGVWTLPTFVSYVRTQQDIDKDNAALKSLYDAINKEKAINPELNLKKVSDQFPLMGQATDFSVQSIDEQGNPLPDQKPSAEISDDEWQAFKQSPVEGVSENGRTDYVLVDLDGDGKRDLIIDCYAGGTGLFSYTGVLKRGDKSFYAVNSTDDENVYVAGALFSEPGRGANQWSQWVRINGQVYALWYNGQFGEDNLYLLRPFSNEEKVPAVTIRYRYALEIMKADSKELPAISDTDRKGLLKSLARMQDHLIKDMPSNQPPAAICPIPPNTSAADADNYRFGEPLHYTFERVAVIPVWLNNNCYIGTVASHHGYYQKGVDAEIIINSPRQEDSFIPGYSLTGKRHVTAIQSGWKQREGDMGVM, encoded by the coding sequence ATGCGCCTGCTTCACCACGCCACACTTGCCAGTCTTTTCGTTATACCATTTTTTGCCAATGCCATAAGTGGCCTTACTTTCAGCCATAAAGACTGGGAACTCGCCTGCGACAACACTGGCACCTGCCGCGCTGCGGGCTATGGTGATAACGTCAGTGCATTACTGACGCGTCGAGCGGGTATATCCCCTGATACCAGAATAGAGGTGACTTTTTCCCAACGAGAACAAGGGCAATCCCCCATCTCCACTGCCGTGCTTTTTATTAATAATCAAAAACAAAGGCCGCTTACTCCTGTTTCTGATGGCTATTTTTTGCTGGGAAGTGACATCAGGTCTGACTTTATTCGGGCATTACAACAAAATGATGTGATTGAATTTGAAGCCGACGGCGAACGTAAAATACTCTCTCTGGCAGGATCTGATGCCGTACTACTGAAAATGGATGCGTTCCAAAAACGTATTAATACTGAAAGCGCCCTGCTTAAGCCAGGAGCTGACAACAGTTTCGAAACACTCCCCGAATCTCCCATACCGCTTATCGCGACACGCCCCGTTATCTCATCGCCGAAAATGACACCATTAACGGCAATACAGCTTCAAAATATCCAGTCACAGCTTCAACTGACACCAGAGATGAACTGTAGCGGGCCGACAGAGGGGGGCAAAAACCGCTATTACGCCATTCCGGTTGATAAAAGTCATACGTTAATTCAAACAGCGTGTTTCGATATCTCCCGTTACGCCATGTGGCTAACTAACTCCACACTAACAGCCCCTCCGCAGTTGATTACCAACGATGCAAGCGGCTATGAGGATGGAGAGATAAGAAAATTTGCCGAGCCGATACAGATCTGGCGCTGGACCGGAAAAACGTTTGCATTAACCGAAGAATACCGCAGCGGTGGTCGGGGAACCTTCTCTGTTAACGGAGTCTGGACGCTGCCCACGTTCGTGAGCTATGTCCGCACGCAACAAGACATCGACAAAGATAATGCCGCGCTAAAGTCCCTTTATGATGCCATCAATAAAGAAAAAGCGATTAACCCAGAACTGAATCTGAAGAAAGTTTCCGACCAGTTTCCATTAATGGGGCAGGCTACGGATTTCTCAGTGCAAAGCATCGATGAACAAGGTAATCCATTACCCGATCAAAAACCCTCAGCAGAAATCAGTGACGATGAATGGCAGGCCTTTAAACAATCTCCTGTCGAAGGAGTTTCCGAAAATGGGCGAACTGACTATGTGTTGGTTGATTTAGATGGTGACGGAAAACGCGATCTCATTATTGACTGTTACGCTGGTGGTACGGGGCTTTTCAGTTACACGGGCGTACTAAAACGCGGAGATAAGTCGTTTTATGCGGTTAATAGCACTGACGATGAAAACGTCTACGTAGCAGGTGCGTTGTTCTCGGAACCCGGACGTGGTGCTAACCAGTGGAGCCAATGGGTACGCATAAACGGCCAGGTTTATGCGCTCTGGTATAACGGCCAGTTTGGCGAAGATAACCTTTATCTACTGCGGCCTTTTAGCAACGAAGAAAAAGTTCCTGCTGTGACGATTCGTTATCGCTATGCATTAGAAATAATGAAAGCCGACAGCAAAGAACTCCCGGCAATCAGTGATACAGACCGCAAAGGCCTGTTGAAATCTCTCGCCCGGATGCAGGACCATCTCATTAAAGATATGCCCTCAAATCAACCTCCTGCTGCTATATGCCCAATTCCACCAAACACGTCTGCCGCAGATGCTGATAACTACCGCTTTGGAGAGCCACTGCATTACACCTTTGAACGTGTTGCCGTCATTCCTGTCTGGTTGAATAACAACTGTTACATAGGCACCGTTGCCAGCCATCACGGTTACTACCAAAAAG
- the cutA gene encoding divalent cation tolerance protein CutA: MSTTDAVVVLCTAPDEATAQDLAAKVLAEKLAACATIIPGATSLYYWEGKLEQEYEVQMVLKTNLTHQQALLDCLKSHHPYQTPELLVLPVTHGDSDYLSWLNASLR; encoded by the coding sequence ATGAGCACTACCGATGCTGTTGTTGTTCTCTGTACTGCCCCGGATGAAGCGACTGCCCAGGATTTAGCAGCCAAAGTACTGGCGGAAAAACTTGCCGCCTGCGCAACGATTATTCCCGGCGCGACGTCGCTTTATTACTGGGAAGGAAAGCTGGAGCAGGAGTACGAAGTGCAGATGGTCCTCAAAACCAATCTGACCCATCAGCAGGCGCTGCTCGATTGCCTGAAGTCTCATCACCCGTATCAGACGCCGGAATTATTGGTTTTACCCGTTACTCACGGAGACAGCGATTATCTCTCATGGCTCAACGCATCCTTACGCTGA